In a genomic window of Spodoptera frugiperda isolate SF20-4 chromosome 18, AGI-APGP_CSIRO_Sfru_2.0, whole genome shotgun sequence:
- the LOC118278060 gene encoding chromatin-remodeling ATPase INO80 isoform X1, producing MSEKLVGKTVLKRHEVARPVHIQRLEAALDVRPFVGQVESILNSDVASDSDDDSDAKSFGNEMSKGDRMIHGVVTTKQERQSDRLRLYNFSSVGEEREWLRDVLLSSGSETSSDDDSPNSKEMRIRRLLKERKYHNRYAKKYYKDQGNSRYMYYGAGLLSTVDRYPERRISRPVPPPPSTRGRRGRPAERGSSTRGLHKARRGRVRDARNEGGDMPDGVDWEEQLRSLKEEPDNDEYPMSTEKPGVRGRKKLSTLKSPEALTARRRRHWLLLVKKELGKVQRARTATHREVMLQRKRLATLCCKHWRHIAMQSQKNMKETVWRCKRLSREMQAYWRRYDRAERETRRRMEREAEEQRKMDVELMEAKRQRRKLNFLITQTELYAHFMQKKMNAGDDGDCGADRILRQLDEDRDPRLAAIDHYDSEAMKARASRNAREAFRAERARTQLFDSAAGASDATDTDGGADATDAQGRRSGDHDQPSIFRGTLKGYQLKGMNWLANLYDQGISGILADEMGLGKTVQCIAFLCHVAERLGVWGPFLVVSPASTLHNWQQEMQRFVPDFKVVPYWGSPSERKILRQFWERKDLHTRQAAFHVVVTSYQIVVSDLKYLNRVSWQYMILDEAQAIKSSASMRWKLLLGFSCRNRLLLSGTPIQNSMAELWALLHFIMPTLFDSHEEFNEWFSKDIESHAENKSTIDEKHLSRLHMILKPFMLRRIKKDVENELSDKIEIMVHCPLTIRQKLLYIALKKKIKIEELLHYSVGAESGHNVDKNFTSNLMNLVMQFRKVCNHPELFERRDVRSPFSMQVDDYHIPKLVAEDCILIRSTPSNRHLIYNKLSILVPEYIQRSNNGEFGSKEGYDDGCFAFMRFIDLSPMELFRIMLCGWLFAMQHIENCLEKFEKLRHRHSWWNSSVMSDLKQEESETDLCGDYWDGVNKKHMLLICPDGDVLRKRKEDSLLWNDLLFTDPLWIQGGPFYTHTEHVIHYMPETIEHKAMRIRNLRDSRQTDMLSEIKTEEGGVMAVPQLEVPDVPFVERPPVAYADMPTPLPGFLYFAQQKVCTCTRQPFAVSRSFAYHCTRHAQCESGAGWDTVWTLLARARPPHGWPDLQVPDKNQLVSDAGKLTALDSLLKRLKERGHRVLIYSQMTKMIDLLEEYMWHRKHKYMRLDGSSKISARRDMVADFQARTDIFVFLLSTRAGGLGINLTAADTVIFYDSDWNPTVDQQAMDRAHRLGQTKQVTVYRLICKGTIEERIMQRAREKSEIQRMVISGGNFKPDTLKPKEVVSLLLDDEEIELKYRQKSEEKKMMEERERKRKLGLLPQVQQPPPVSVEAKRARDSASEPGSPLQVDDDGDKLIVDVPSPAPMPSYGGAGRAGAWGVGRGVRGARRGRPRGSRQALPRRLEPPADTASAIAAGAALLESDAPLETIESVGAGEAGAAVSRGRRGPGRPRLRAAGAPRAASRRPRRPREPLLVPLAPPP from the exons ATGTCTGAGAAGTTGGTGGGGAAAACTGTGCTGAAACGACATGAGGTTGCCAGGCCTGTTCATATTCAGAGGCTGGAGGCCGCCTTGGATGTGCGCCCATTCGTGGGTCAAGTGGAGAGCATCCTCAACTCTGATGTGGCCTCTGACAGCGATGACGACTCTGATGCCAAATCCTTTGGAAATGAGATGTCAAAGGGCGACCGTATGATCCATGGGGTGGTCACAACAAAGCAGG aACGTCAAAGTGACCGACTCAGGCTATACAACTTCAGTTCAGTTGGAGAGGAGAGAGAATGGCTGAGAGATGTGTTACTCTCATCTGGTTCAGAGACTAGCAGTGATGACGACTCACCAAACAGTAAAGAGATGAGAATTCGGAGGTTATTGAAAGAGAGGAAGTATCATAATAGATATGCAAAAAAGTATTATAAGGATCAAGGG AATTCCCGCTACATGTACTATGGCGCCGGTCTTCTATCCACCGTGGATCGTTATCCGGAGCGTCGTATCAGTCGACCAGTACCGCCTCCCCCTTCCACGAGAGGGCGCAGGGGTAGGCCTGCGGAGCGAGGATCTTCAACTAGGGGACTACACAAAGCTAGACGAGGAAGGGTCAGAGATGCTCGGAATGAGGGTGGAGATATG ccTGACGGTGTTGATTGGGAAGAGCAACTGCGTAGTCTGAAGGAAGAACCTGACAATGATGAGTACCCCATGTCCACAGAAAAGCCTGGAGTCAG agGTCGCAAAAAACTGTCAACTTTAAAGAGTCCAGAAGCCCTAACTGCCCGCAGACGACGCCACTGGCTGCTACTAGTCAAGAAGGAACTCGGAAAGGTTCAGAGAGCTCGCACAGCCACACACAGAGAAGTTATGTTGCAAAGAAAGCGACTTGCGACCTTATGTTGCAAGCATTGGCGACATATTGCCATGCAG TCTCAAAAGAATATGAAGGAAACGGTTTGGCGATGCAAGCGATTGAGTAGGGAAATGCAAGCTTATTGGAGGCGGTATGATCGTGCTGAGAGGGAAACGAGACGGCGCATGGAGAGAGAGGCTGAGGAACAGAGAAAG ATGGACGTAGAACTGATGGAAGCGAAGCGGCAGCGGCGCAAGCTGAACTTTTTGATCACACAAACGGAGCTGTACGCGCATTTCATGCAGAAGAAAATGAACGCCGGTGATGATGGGGACTGTGGAGCTGACAGGATTCTACGGCAGCTTGATGAAGACAGAGATCCTAGATTGGCTGCTATAGATCATTATGATAG tgaAGCAATGAAAGCTCGAGCTTCACGGAACGCTCGCGAAGCTTTCCGTGCGGAGCGCGCGCGTACGCAACTGTTCGACTCTGCGGCCGGCGCCAGCGACGCGACCGACACCGACGGCGGCGCCGACGCTACTGACGCACAGGGACGACGTAGCGGAGACCATGACCAACCCTCTATATTCAGGGGCACGCTCAAGGGATACCAACTTAAGGGCATGAACTGGCTCGCTAATTTATATGATCAG GGCATAAGTGGTATTCTAGCAGATGAAATGGGTCTCGGGAAGACAGTGCAGTGTATAGCATTCCTGTGCCACGTGGCTGAGAGGCTGGGAGTATGGGGACCGTTCCTCGTCGTGTCTCCAGCCTCGACCCTTCACAACTGGCAACAAGAGATGCAGAGATTCGTACCAGATTTCAAAGTG GTACCATACTGGGGCAGTCCAAGCGAGCGTAAGATCCTACGTCAGTTTTGGGAACGTAAAGATCTTCACACGCGTCAAGCGGCCTTCCACGTGGTGGTGACGTCATACCAGATCGTGGTCTCCGACCTGAAGTACCTGAACCGCGTCTCCTGGCAGTACATGATACTAGACGAGGCTCAGGCCATCAAGAGCTCGGCCAGTATGCGCTGGAAGCTGCTACTTGGATTTAGCTGTAGAAATCGGTTGCTGCTTTCTG GAACACCGATCCAGAATAGTATGGCGGAATTATGGGCTCTGTTGCACTTCATAATGCCGACACTGTTCGATTCGCATGAAGAATTCAATGAATGGTTCTCTAAAGATATTGAAAGTCATGCTGAGAACAAGAGCACGATTGACGAGA AGCATTTGTCTCGACTACACATGATTCTAAAGCCGTTTATGTTGAGAAGAATAAAGAAAGATGTCGAAAATGAGCTGTCAGATAAAATAGAGATTATGGTGCATTGTCCGTTAACTATTAGACAAAAATTACTGTATATAG ctttaaaaaagaaaataaaaatagaagaactGCTCCACTATTCAGTAGGAGCGGAGTCAGGTCACAATGTAGATAAGAATTTTACGTCTAATCTAATGAATTTAGTTATGCAATTTAGGAAG GTATGCAACCACCCAGAGCTATTTGAGCGCCGTGACGTCAGATCTCCTTTCTCTATGCAAGTCGACGACTATCACATACCGAAATTAGTAGCAGAGGATTGTATTTTAATTCGGTCTACTCCTTCCAACCGCCATCTTATATACAACAAGTTATCAATCCTCGTGCCGGAGTATATTCAAAGGAGTAATAATGGGGAGTTTGGGAGTAAAGAGGGGTATGATGACGGGTGCTTCGCGTTCATGAGGTTCATTGATCTCTCTCCTATGGAGTTGTTCAGGATCATGCTCTGCGGATGGCTGTTTGC GATGCAACACATCGAAAATTGTTTAGAGAAATTCGAGAAACTACGCCATCGTCACTCTTGGTGGAATTCTTCCGTTATGTCCGACTTGAAGCAGGAAGAGAGTGAGACAGACTTATGTGGTGACTACTGGGATGGCGTGAATAAGAAACATATGCTGCTTATATGTCCCGACGGCGACGTTTTGAGAAAAAGGAAGGAAGATAGTTTGTTGTGGAATGATCTGCTGTTTACTGATCCTTTGTGGATACAGG GTGGTCCATTCTACACGCACACGGAACACGTGATACATTATATGCCGGAAACTATCGAGCACAAAGCAATGAGGATAAGGAATTTAAGAGACAGTCGACAG ACGGACATGTTAAGTGAGATTAAGACTGAGGAGGGCGGCGTGATGGCGGTGCCCCAGCTGGAGGTGCCCGACGTCCCGTTCGTGGAGCGCCCGCCCGTGGCCTACGCGGACATGCCCACGCCGCTACCCGGCTTCCTGTACTTTGCTCAACAAAAG GTTTGCACATGTACGCGGCAGCCGTTCGCAGTGTCGCGTAGTTTCGCGTACCACTGCACGCGCCACGCGCAGTGCGAGAGCGGCGCGGGCTGGGACACCGTCTGGACTCTACTGGCCCGCGCCCGCCCGCCGCATGGCTGGCCCGACCTACAGGTGCCGG ATAAAAACCAGCTAGTGAGTGACGCGGGGAAACTGACAGCTTTGGACTCTTTGCTGAAGAGGCTGAAGGAGCGAGGACACAGAGTGCTCATCTACAGTCAGATGACCAAGATGATCGACTTGTTAGAG GAATACATGTGGCACAGAAAACACAAATACATGCGGTTAGACGGGTCTAGCAAGATTTCAGCTCGTCGAGACATGGTTGCAGATTTTCAG GCTCGCACAGACATATTCGTGTTTCTCTTATCAACGCGCGCTGGTGGCTTGGGCATCAATCTGACGGCGGCAGACACTGTCATCTTCTACGACTCGGACTGGAACCCCACCGTGGACCAGCAGGCCATGGACCGAGCCCACAGGCTGGGGCAGACCAAGCAGGTCACGGTCTACCGGCTTATATGTAAGGGAACTATTGAAGAACGGATCATGCAACGGGCTAGGGAGAAGAGtgag atccAAAGGATGGTGATCAGCGGAGGAAACTTCAAACCAGATACGTTGAAACCTAAAGAAGTCGTGTCTCTGCTCTTAGACGATGAAGAAATTGAGCTCAAAT ATCGTCAAAAATCAGAAGAGAAGAAAATGATGGAGGAGAGAGAACGTAAACGGAAATTGGGATTATTGCCGCAAGTT CAGCAACCACCGCCAGTGTCAGTAGAAGCGAAGCGCGCCCGCGACTCGGCCTCGGAGCCCGGCAGCCCGCTGCAAGTGGACGACGATGGAGACAAACTCATTGTCGACGTACCATCGCCTGCACCCATGC CGTCGTACGGCGGCGCGGGTCGCGCGGGTGCGTGGGGCGTGGGGCGCGGGGTGCGGGGCGCGCGCCGCGGCCGCCCGCGGGGCTCGCGACAGGCCCTGCCGCGCCGCCTCGAACCGCCCGCCGATACCGCCAGCGCCATCGCCGCCG GCGCAGCGCTTCTAGAGTCTGACGCGCCACTGGAGACTATAGAGTCGGTGGGTGCGGGCGAGGCGGGCGCGGCGGTGTCCCGGGGTCGGCGCGGTCCGGGCCGGCCGCGCCTGCGCGCCGCGGGCGCCCCGCGCGCCGCCAGCCGCCGCCCGCGCAGGCCCAGGGAACCACTGCTCGTGCCGCTCGCACCGCCGCCGTAG
- the LOC118278060 gene encoding chromatin-remodeling ATPase INO80 isoform X2: MSEKLVGKTVLKRHEVARPVHIQRLEAALDVRPFVGQVESILNSDVASDSDDDSDAKSFGNEMSKGDRMIHGVVTTKQERQSDRLRLYNFSSVGEEREWLRDVLLSSGSETSSDDDSPNSKEMRIRRLLKERKYHNRYAKKYYKDQGNSRYMYYGAGLLSTVDRYPERRISRPVPPPPSTRGRRGRPAERGSSTRGLHKARRGRVRDARNEGGDMPDGVDWEEQLRSLKEEPDNDEYPMSTEKPGVRGRKKLSTLKSPEALTARRRRHWLLLVKKELGKVQRARTATHREVMLQRKRLATLCCKHWRHIAMQSQKNMKETVWRCKRLSREMQAYWRRYDRAERETRRRMEREAEEQRKMDVELMEAKRQRRKLNFLITQTELYAHFMQKKMNAGDDGDCGADRILRQLDEDRDPRLAAIDHYDSEAMKARASRNAREAFRAERARTQLFDSAAGASDATDTDGGADATDAQGRRSGDHDQPSIFRGTLKGYQLKGMNWLANLYDQGISGILADEMGLGKTVQCIAFLCHVAERLGVWGPFLVVSPASTLHNWQQEMQRFVPDFKVVPYWGSPSERKILRQFWERKDLHTRQAAFHVVVTSYQIVVSDLKYLNRVSWQYMILDEAQAIKSSASMRWKLLLGFSCRNRLLLSGTPIQNSMAELWALLHFIMPTLFDSHEEFNEWFSKDIESHAENKSTIDEKHLSRLHMILKPFMLRRIKKDVENELSDKIEIMVHCPLTIRQKLLYIALKKKIKIEELLHYSVGAESGHNVDKNFTSNLMNLVMQFRKVCNHPELFERRDVRSPFSMQVDDYHIPKLVAEDCILIRSTPSNRHLIYNKLSILVPEYIQRSNNGEFGSKEGYDDGCFAFMRFIDLSPMELFRIMLCGWLFAMQHIENCLEKFEKLRHRHSWWNSSVMSDLKQEESETDLCGDYWDGVNKKHMLLICPDGDVLRKRKEDSLLWNDLLFTDPLWIQGGPFYTHTEHVIHYMPETIEHKAMRIRNLRDSRQTDMLSEIKTEEGGVMAVPQLEVPDVPFVERPPVAYADMPTPLPGFLYFAQQKVCTCTRQPFAVSRSFAYHCTRHAQCESGAGWDTVWTLLARARPPHGWPDLQVPDKNQLVSDAGKLTALDSLLKRLKERGHRVLIYSQMTKMIDLLEEYMWHRKHKYMRLDGSSKISARRDMVADFQARTDIFVFLLSTRAGGLGINLTAADTVIFYDSDWNPTVDQQAMDRAHRLGQTKQVTVYRLICKGTIEERIMQRAREKSEIQRMVISGGNFKPDTLKPKEVVSLLLDDEEIELKYRQKSEEKKMMEERERKRKLGLLPQVQPPPVSVEAKRARDSASEPGSPLQVDDDGDKLIVDVPSPAPMPSYGGAGRAGAWGVGRGVRGARRGRPRGSRQALPRRLEPPADTASAIAAGAALLESDAPLETIESVGAGEAGAAVSRGRRGPGRPRLRAAGAPRAASRRPRRPREPLLVPLAPPP, encoded by the exons ATGTCTGAGAAGTTGGTGGGGAAAACTGTGCTGAAACGACATGAGGTTGCCAGGCCTGTTCATATTCAGAGGCTGGAGGCCGCCTTGGATGTGCGCCCATTCGTGGGTCAAGTGGAGAGCATCCTCAACTCTGATGTGGCCTCTGACAGCGATGACGACTCTGATGCCAAATCCTTTGGAAATGAGATGTCAAAGGGCGACCGTATGATCCATGGGGTGGTCACAACAAAGCAGG aACGTCAAAGTGACCGACTCAGGCTATACAACTTCAGTTCAGTTGGAGAGGAGAGAGAATGGCTGAGAGATGTGTTACTCTCATCTGGTTCAGAGACTAGCAGTGATGACGACTCACCAAACAGTAAAGAGATGAGAATTCGGAGGTTATTGAAAGAGAGGAAGTATCATAATAGATATGCAAAAAAGTATTATAAGGATCAAGGG AATTCCCGCTACATGTACTATGGCGCCGGTCTTCTATCCACCGTGGATCGTTATCCGGAGCGTCGTATCAGTCGACCAGTACCGCCTCCCCCTTCCACGAGAGGGCGCAGGGGTAGGCCTGCGGAGCGAGGATCTTCAACTAGGGGACTACACAAAGCTAGACGAGGAAGGGTCAGAGATGCTCGGAATGAGGGTGGAGATATG ccTGACGGTGTTGATTGGGAAGAGCAACTGCGTAGTCTGAAGGAAGAACCTGACAATGATGAGTACCCCATGTCCACAGAAAAGCCTGGAGTCAG agGTCGCAAAAAACTGTCAACTTTAAAGAGTCCAGAAGCCCTAACTGCCCGCAGACGACGCCACTGGCTGCTACTAGTCAAGAAGGAACTCGGAAAGGTTCAGAGAGCTCGCACAGCCACACACAGAGAAGTTATGTTGCAAAGAAAGCGACTTGCGACCTTATGTTGCAAGCATTGGCGACATATTGCCATGCAG TCTCAAAAGAATATGAAGGAAACGGTTTGGCGATGCAAGCGATTGAGTAGGGAAATGCAAGCTTATTGGAGGCGGTATGATCGTGCTGAGAGGGAAACGAGACGGCGCATGGAGAGAGAGGCTGAGGAACAGAGAAAG ATGGACGTAGAACTGATGGAAGCGAAGCGGCAGCGGCGCAAGCTGAACTTTTTGATCACACAAACGGAGCTGTACGCGCATTTCATGCAGAAGAAAATGAACGCCGGTGATGATGGGGACTGTGGAGCTGACAGGATTCTACGGCAGCTTGATGAAGACAGAGATCCTAGATTGGCTGCTATAGATCATTATGATAG tgaAGCAATGAAAGCTCGAGCTTCACGGAACGCTCGCGAAGCTTTCCGTGCGGAGCGCGCGCGTACGCAACTGTTCGACTCTGCGGCCGGCGCCAGCGACGCGACCGACACCGACGGCGGCGCCGACGCTACTGACGCACAGGGACGACGTAGCGGAGACCATGACCAACCCTCTATATTCAGGGGCACGCTCAAGGGATACCAACTTAAGGGCATGAACTGGCTCGCTAATTTATATGATCAG GGCATAAGTGGTATTCTAGCAGATGAAATGGGTCTCGGGAAGACAGTGCAGTGTATAGCATTCCTGTGCCACGTGGCTGAGAGGCTGGGAGTATGGGGACCGTTCCTCGTCGTGTCTCCAGCCTCGACCCTTCACAACTGGCAACAAGAGATGCAGAGATTCGTACCAGATTTCAAAGTG GTACCATACTGGGGCAGTCCAAGCGAGCGTAAGATCCTACGTCAGTTTTGGGAACGTAAAGATCTTCACACGCGTCAAGCGGCCTTCCACGTGGTGGTGACGTCATACCAGATCGTGGTCTCCGACCTGAAGTACCTGAACCGCGTCTCCTGGCAGTACATGATACTAGACGAGGCTCAGGCCATCAAGAGCTCGGCCAGTATGCGCTGGAAGCTGCTACTTGGATTTAGCTGTAGAAATCGGTTGCTGCTTTCTG GAACACCGATCCAGAATAGTATGGCGGAATTATGGGCTCTGTTGCACTTCATAATGCCGACACTGTTCGATTCGCATGAAGAATTCAATGAATGGTTCTCTAAAGATATTGAAAGTCATGCTGAGAACAAGAGCACGATTGACGAGA AGCATTTGTCTCGACTACACATGATTCTAAAGCCGTTTATGTTGAGAAGAATAAAGAAAGATGTCGAAAATGAGCTGTCAGATAAAATAGAGATTATGGTGCATTGTCCGTTAACTATTAGACAAAAATTACTGTATATAG ctttaaaaaagaaaataaaaatagaagaactGCTCCACTATTCAGTAGGAGCGGAGTCAGGTCACAATGTAGATAAGAATTTTACGTCTAATCTAATGAATTTAGTTATGCAATTTAGGAAG GTATGCAACCACCCAGAGCTATTTGAGCGCCGTGACGTCAGATCTCCTTTCTCTATGCAAGTCGACGACTATCACATACCGAAATTAGTAGCAGAGGATTGTATTTTAATTCGGTCTACTCCTTCCAACCGCCATCTTATATACAACAAGTTATCAATCCTCGTGCCGGAGTATATTCAAAGGAGTAATAATGGGGAGTTTGGGAGTAAAGAGGGGTATGATGACGGGTGCTTCGCGTTCATGAGGTTCATTGATCTCTCTCCTATGGAGTTGTTCAGGATCATGCTCTGCGGATGGCTGTTTGC GATGCAACACATCGAAAATTGTTTAGAGAAATTCGAGAAACTACGCCATCGTCACTCTTGGTGGAATTCTTCCGTTATGTCCGACTTGAAGCAGGAAGAGAGTGAGACAGACTTATGTGGTGACTACTGGGATGGCGTGAATAAGAAACATATGCTGCTTATATGTCCCGACGGCGACGTTTTGAGAAAAAGGAAGGAAGATAGTTTGTTGTGGAATGATCTGCTGTTTACTGATCCTTTGTGGATACAGG GTGGTCCATTCTACACGCACACGGAACACGTGATACATTATATGCCGGAAACTATCGAGCACAAAGCAATGAGGATAAGGAATTTAAGAGACAGTCGACAG ACGGACATGTTAAGTGAGATTAAGACTGAGGAGGGCGGCGTGATGGCGGTGCCCCAGCTGGAGGTGCCCGACGTCCCGTTCGTGGAGCGCCCGCCCGTGGCCTACGCGGACATGCCCACGCCGCTACCCGGCTTCCTGTACTTTGCTCAACAAAAG GTTTGCACATGTACGCGGCAGCCGTTCGCAGTGTCGCGTAGTTTCGCGTACCACTGCACGCGCCACGCGCAGTGCGAGAGCGGCGCGGGCTGGGACACCGTCTGGACTCTACTGGCCCGCGCCCGCCCGCCGCATGGCTGGCCCGACCTACAGGTGCCGG ATAAAAACCAGCTAGTGAGTGACGCGGGGAAACTGACAGCTTTGGACTCTTTGCTGAAGAGGCTGAAGGAGCGAGGACACAGAGTGCTCATCTACAGTCAGATGACCAAGATGATCGACTTGTTAGAG GAATACATGTGGCACAGAAAACACAAATACATGCGGTTAGACGGGTCTAGCAAGATTTCAGCTCGTCGAGACATGGTTGCAGATTTTCAG GCTCGCACAGACATATTCGTGTTTCTCTTATCAACGCGCGCTGGTGGCTTGGGCATCAATCTGACGGCGGCAGACACTGTCATCTTCTACGACTCGGACTGGAACCCCACCGTGGACCAGCAGGCCATGGACCGAGCCCACAGGCTGGGGCAGACCAAGCAGGTCACGGTCTACCGGCTTATATGTAAGGGAACTATTGAAGAACGGATCATGCAACGGGCTAGGGAGAAGAGtgag atccAAAGGATGGTGATCAGCGGAGGAAACTTCAAACCAGATACGTTGAAACCTAAAGAAGTCGTGTCTCTGCTCTTAGACGATGAAGAAATTGAGCTCAAAT ATCGTCAAAAATCAGAAGAGAAGAAAATGATGGAGGAGAGAGAACGTAAACGGAAATTGGGATTATTGCCGCAAGTT CAACCACCGCCAGTGTCAGTAGAAGCGAAGCGCGCCCGCGACTCGGCCTCGGAGCCCGGCAGCCCGCTGCAAGTGGACGACGATGGAGACAAACTCATTGTCGACGTACCATCGCCTGCACCCATGC CGTCGTACGGCGGCGCGGGTCGCGCGGGTGCGTGGGGCGTGGGGCGCGGGGTGCGGGGCGCGCGCCGCGGCCGCCCGCGGGGCTCGCGACAGGCCCTGCCGCGCCGCCTCGAACCGCCCGCCGATACCGCCAGCGCCATCGCCGCCG GCGCAGCGCTTCTAGAGTCTGACGCGCCACTGGAGACTATAGAGTCGGTGGGTGCGGGCGAGGCGGGCGCGGCGGTGTCCCGGGGTCGGCGCGGTCCGGGCCGGCCGCGCCTGCGCGCCGCGGGCGCCCCGCGCGCCGCCAGCCGCCGCCCGCGCAGGCCCAGGGAACCACTGCTCGTGCCGCTCGCACCGCCGCCGTAG